One window of Athalia rosae chromosome 2, iyAthRosa1.1, whole genome shotgun sequence genomic DNA carries:
- the LOC105692313 gene encoding anillin isoform X3, translated as MDPFTQRMLERARARREKLDTQLSNAGHDPKRRRSPLKDANTILSQAPALENDMVVKSPVKESPAKSPRKTSPTKTPNQESKTANKENGESQISNVRSKLQRLGKLYSEDSSRELSSPIHRTEERFAIEEEPVGQKPAKPGARLGRLAALASTINNWEDDLSHPTLTKHTESRASKVHAKFNEQARNGSDPQPGTSGLSKQPSTSALTKQASTSGLSKQPSTSGLSKQLSTGITSKLPSTSDMSKLSGASSNSKSAGSNTTSGNTPTSRNKGSPTKQLKWDQAMLETLSPGSVLSKASMFESKVTEPKKKDPAEMTLSERMALFERNKGGAPLIPKAPLSMSVSKKQLEEKEVPKTQNVAEDHCIAQSSNRADVSNKKVIAQRALFENGAQAHELENDILRNCQNERQRELEMLRSRFNRNKEMAQVAAGSCIRTSESSDGKSNSPKNSPVCPVKPIPAPESIPPPPPPPLGNLQDNISSSSAQIAIKSSPVKRQVAKSPPKLQQSRVQSDVKRIRVAAPKPGNLYPNLSDIELTETDTEIDTEYTVGDTEAETATLDEKTETETETEAEYYVRDDTEYDSTEESEDIGNTSLGRSILRVVGQQSTLNKKRAIDPDPDSTTSDISVLDEMDEYLDECLALQDEQNEGMGSEGPTPPKLNRGGKSPSATSHSFKYSQGQSYRSPIKITTPASSPRKADQYVVEGDSHLPLMHSVSFYRRQQSQTPKTPVRQVTRIPEPELTMHSSSQSDDRDERVLVQEKIKRLLEEVCTQQTVISQASQALNLCNATVEFSDSREQVEGERLLLVATHRRQAALNEVQRLKVEGTLRPVVPGAPELQESGSLTISAITFPMKHNYYRNMDSENCYHFVCLVRHLDHIVATPVVVAEPGDSCIRFPSTLKLHDLYSDFKITLEIYSLQTRAEVLPHEIKYHIHNSKKSSTKTPKKFAKQESRLVMPSVQSPAGPSAVRSPSFNLTGYVIFSLREVQRQQWTLNKVPQSSPLEGRLQMHVSCELSVSVEHHGFLTMFEDISGFGAWHRRWCLLKGSSLSYWKYPDDERKKTPIGSLDLQGVSTMNVGLVSRDICARPHTFLLETTRRAEPGDSDTLVMIRMGSETTIRHLLSADTKEERLEWCSKLNKTLSLMRAWGGTSTS; from the exons atggATCCTTTTACTCAG CGTATGTTGGAACGTGCGAGAGcaaggagggaaaaattggACACACAATTATCAAATGCTGGTCATGATCCCAAAAGGAGAAGAAGCCCATTGAAAGATGCTAATACGATTTTGTCACAAGCTCCAG cATTAGAAAATGACATGGTGGTGAAATCACCGGTTAAAGAGTCTCCAGCAAAATCCCCACGTAAAACATCGCCGACAAAAACTCCAAATCAAGAAAGCAAAACAGCCAACAAAGAAAATGGTGAGAGTCAAATATCCAATGTGAGATCCAAGCTGCAAAGACTGGGCAAGTTATACTCTG AGGACAGCAGCCGAGAGTTGAGTTCACCAATTCACAGAACGGAAGAAAGATTTGCCATCGAAGAGGAGCCTGTTGGTCAAAAACCTGCAAAGCCAGGCGCTAGATTAGGCAGACTCGCTGCATTGGCttcaacaataaataattgggAAGACGATCTCTCTCACCCAACATTG ACCAAACATACGGAAAGCAGAGCATCAAAAGTGCATGCCAAATTCAATGAGCAAGCTCGAAACGGATCTGATCCCCAGCCCGGTACTAGTGGATTGTCTAAGCAGCCAAGCACAAGCGCACTAACTAAACAAGCAAGTACCAGTGGATTATCCAAGCAGCCAAGTACCAGCGGATTGTCCAAGCAACTCAGTACCGGCATAACATCGAAGCTACCAAGCACCAGCGATATGTCCAAACTATCTGGTGCAAGTAGTAATTCCAAATCGGCTGGTTCAAATACCACCTCGGGCAATACTCCGACTAGTCGAAATAAGGGAAGTCCAACCAAGCAGCTGAAGTGGGACCAAGCGATGCTTGAAACACTG TCGCCAGGTTCAGTACTGAGTAAGGCTTCCATGTTCGAGTCTAAAGTTACGGAACCCAAGAAGAAGGATCCAGCCGAAATGACCCTTTCTGAAAGAATGGCTCTGTTTGAACGAAACAAAGGAGGAGCCCCCTTAATTCCTAAGGCTCCACTCTCAATGTCTGTTTCTAAAAAACAgttagaagagaaagaagtgCCCAAGACTCAAAATGTCGCTGAGG ATCACTGCATTGCACAGTCATCCAACAGAGCCGATGTCTCGAATAAGAAAGTGATCGCTCAGCGTGCTTTGTTTGAAAATGGAGCCCAGGCTCACGAATtggaaaatgatattttacgAAACTGTCAAAATGAGAGACAGAGAGAACTAGAAATGTTGAGATCAAGATTTAACCGAAATAAGGAAATGGCGCAAGTTGCCGCTGGCTCCTGCATTAGGACCAGTGAAAGTAGTGACGGCAAATCTAATTCTCCTAAAAACTCGCCAGTTTGTCCAGTGAAGCCGATACCCGCTCCG GAATCAATACCTCCGCCCCCTCCACCGCCACTTGGAAATTTGCAGGACAATATTTCGAGTAGCAGTGCTCAGATAGCGATTAAATCATCACCTGTAAAAAGACagg TGGCAAAGAGTCCACCGAAGCTACAGCAAAGCAGAGTTCAGTCAGACGTCAAACGAATTCGAGTGGCTGCCCCTAAGCCTGGGAATCTTTATCCCAATCTATCCGACATTGAGCTAACGGAGACTGATACGGAAATAGACACGGAATACACCGTTGGTGATACGGAAGCGGAAACTGCAACGCTCgatgaaaaaaccgaaactGAAACGGAAACTGAGGCGGAATATTACGTGCGG GATGACACAGAATATGACAGCACCGAAGAAAGTGAAGACATCGGTAACACCAGCCTTGGTAGGAGTATACTTCGAGTCGTCGGACAGCAATCTACACTGAACAAGAAG CGAGCAATAGATCCCGATCCAGACAGCACTACGTCCGATATCTCTGTTCTGGATGAAATGGACGAATATTTAGACGAGTGCCTTGCTCTCCAAGATGAGCAGAATGAAGGTATGGGATCCGAGGGGCCAACTCCACCCAAACTAAATCGAGGTGGGAAGAGCCCGTCGGCTACATCTCATAGCTTCAAATACAGTCAAGG ACAATCCTATCGATCTCCTATTAAGATCACTACCCCTGCATCTTCTCCACGAAAAGCCGATCAGTACGTAGTTGAAGGCGATTCTCACTTACCACTGATGCATAGCGTTAGTTTCTACAGAAGACAACAATCTCAG ACACCCAAGACTCCGGTGCGTCAAGTAACTCGAATTCCTGAACCGGAACTCACCATGCATTCCTCCTCGCAATCTGACGATAGAGATGAGCGCGTGCTTGTTCAGGAGAAGATAAAGCGTCTATTGGAAGAGGTGTGCACGCAGCAGACGGTCATAAGCCAGGCAAGTCAGGCTTTGAACTTGTGCAATGCCACGGTGGAGTTCAGCGACTCTAGGGAACAAGTGGAAGGAGAAAGATTACTGCTAGTTGCCA CCCACAGACGGCAAGCTGCTCTCAATGAAGTTCAGAGGTTGAAGGTGGAAGGGACGCTACGTCCAGTCGTTCCTGGCGCCCCAGAGCTGCAAGAGAGTGGATCGTTGACTATATCTGCCATAACTTTTCCCATGAAGCACAATTATTACCGTAATATGGACTCAG AGAACTGTTATCATTTTGTCTGCCTGGTACGTCATTTGGATCACATCGTCGCGACTCCTGTAGTAGTTGCTGAACCGGGTGACTCTTGCATTCGCTTTCCCTCGACTTTAAAGCTCCACGATCTTTACAGTGATTTCAAAATCACTCTGGAGATTTATTCGTTACAGACCAGAGCGGAGGTGCTTCCTCATGAGATCAAATATCACATTCACAATAGCAAGAAG TCATCCACAAAAACACCTAAAAAGTTTGCGAAACAAGAGAGCCGTCTGGTAATGCCTTCGGTACAAAGTCCTGCGGGTCCATCGGCCGTACGCTCGCCATCCTTCAATCTCACCGGATACGTCATATTTAGTCTCAGAGAGGTGCAACGGCAGCAATGGACTCTCAACAAG GTGCCACAGTCGTCTCCGTTGGAAGGACGATTGCAGATGCACGTGTCTTGCGAACTGTCAGTTTCCGTGGAACATCATGGCTTTTTGACAATGTTCGAGGATATTTCAGGATTCGGTGCATGGCACAGAAGATGGTGCCTGCTGAAAGGCTCCTCATTATCTTACTGGAAGTACCCTGAcgatgagcgaaaaaaaacaccaatcGGAAGTCTCGATTTACAAG GTGTTTCAACGATGAACGTTGGCCTAGTGTCCCGAGATATTTGCGCTCGTCCTCATACATTCCTACTCGAAACTACCAGGCGCGCCGAACCAGGCGACTCTGATACTTTGGTAATGATAAGGATGGGCTCTGAGACAACAATAAg ACATTTGTTGTCAGCAGATACAAAAGAAGAACGATTAGAATGGTgttcgaaattgaataaaacattGAGCTTAATGCGCGCCTGGGGCGGTACTTCCACTTCGTAA
- the LOC105692313 gene encoding anillin isoform X1: MDPFTQRMLERARARREKLDTQLSNAGHDPKRRRSPLKDANTILSQAPALENDMVVKSPVKESPAKSPRKTSPTKTPNQESKTANKENGESQISNVRSKLQRLGKLYSEDSSRELSSPIHRTEERFAIEEEPVGQKPAKPGARLGRLAALASTINNWEDDLSHPTLTKHTESRASKVHAKFNEQARNGSDPQPGTSGLSKQPSTSALTKQASTSGLSKQPSTSGLSKQLSTGITSKLPSTSDMSKLSGASSNSKSAGSNTTSGNTPTSRNKGSPTKQLKWDQAMLETLEAQGFTRTTSNSRLVYDYKGCSQESNSDSAKSPARCKSDNNGLEDLDITSLPRVISSTSKFGGTMIEAKASNDKNASSRSPMKTSHASINKSHKTPEKQAQSISSSTSSDNSPIPNTSITSKFGNSSPKSPVQSPGSVLSKASMFESKVTEPKKKDPAEMTLSERMALFERNKGGAPLIPKAPLSMSVSKKQLEEKEVPKTQNVAEDHCIAQSSNRADVSNKKVIAQRALFENGAQAHELENDILRNCQNERQRELEMLRSRFNRNKEMAQVAAGSCIRTSESSDGKSNSPKNSPVCPVKPIPAPESIPPPPPPPLGNLQDNISSSSAQIAIKSSPVKRQVAKSPPKLQQSRVQSDVKRIRVAAPKPGNLYPNLSDIELTETDTEIDTEYTVGDTEAETATLDEKTETETETEAEYYVRDDTEYDSTEESEDIGNTSLGRSILRVVGQQSTLNKKRAIDPDPDSTTSDISVLDEMDEYLDECLALQDEQNEGMGSEGPTPPKLNRGGKSPSATSHSFKYSQGQSYRSPIKITTPASSPRKADQYVVEGDSHLPLMHSVSFYRRQQSQTPKTPVRQVTRIPEPELTMHSSSQSDDRDERVLVQEKIKRLLEEVCTQQTVISQASQALNLCNATVEFSDSREQVEGERLLLVATHRRQAALNEVQRLKVEGTLRPVVPGAPELQESGSLTISAITFPMKHNYYRNMDSENCYHFVCLVRHLDHIVATPVVVAEPGDSCIRFPSTLKLHDLYSDFKITLEIYSLQTRAEVLPHEIKYHIHNSKKSSTKTPKKFAKQESRLVMPSVQSPAGPSAVRSPSFNLTGYVIFSLREVQRQQWTLNKVPQSSPLEGRLQMHVSCELSVSVEHHGFLTMFEDISGFGAWHRRWCLLKGSSLSYWKYPDDERKKTPIGSLDLQGVSTMNVGLVSRDICARPHTFLLETTRRAEPGDSDTLVMIRMGSETTIRHLLSADTKEERLEWCSKLNKTLSLMRAWGGTSTS; this comes from the exons atggATCCTTTTACTCAG CGTATGTTGGAACGTGCGAGAGcaaggagggaaaaattggACACACAATTATCAAATGCTGGTCATGATCCCAAAAGGAGAAGAAGCCCATTGAAAGATGCTAATACGATTTTGTCACAAGCTCCAG cATTAGAAAATGACATGGTGGTGAAATCACCGGTTAAAGAGTCTCCAGCAAAATCCCCACGTAAAACATCGCCGACAAAAACTCCAAATCAAGAAAGCAAAACAGCCAACAAAGAAAATGGTGAGAGTCAAATATCCAATGTGAGATCCAAGCTGCAAAGACTGGGCAAGTTATACTCTG AGGACAGCAGCCGAGAGTTGAGTTCACCAATTCACAGAACGGAAGAAAGATTTGCCATCGAAGAGGAGCCTGTTGGTCAAAAACCTGCAAAGCCAGGCGCTAGATTAGGCAGACTCGCTGCATTGGCttcaacaataaataattgggAAGACGATCTCTCTCACCCAACATTG ACCAAACATACGGAAAGCAGAGCATCAAAAGTGCATGCCAAATTCAATGAGCAAGCTCGAAACGGATCTGATCCCCAGCCCGGTACTAGTGGATTGTCTAAGCAGCCAAGCACAAGCGCACTAACTAAACAAGCAAGTACCAGTGGATTATCCAAGCAGCCAAGTACCAGCGGATTGTCCAAGCAACTCAGTACCGGCATAACATCGAAGCTACCAAGCACCAGCGATATGTCCAAACTATCTGGTGCAAGTAGTAATTCCAAATCGGCTGGTTCAAATACCACCTCGGGCAATACTCCGACTAGTCGAAATAAGGGAAGTCCAACCAAGCAGCTGAAGTGGGACCAAGCGATGCTTGAAACACTG GAGGCTCAAGGTTTTACTCGTACTACCAGCAATTCTCGCCTTGTGTATGACTATAAGGGTTGTTCCCAGGAATCCAATTCAGATTCGGCGAAATCACCAGCCCGGTGCAAGTCAGATAACAACGGTTTAGAGGATTTGGATATTACGTCACTACCTAGAGTGATATCTTCTACTTCGAAGTTTGGTGGAACTATGATAGAAGCAAAAGCAAGCAATGATAAGAATGCTTCTTCTAGAAGTCCAATGAAAACCTCGCATGCTAGCATTAATAAGAGTCATAAGACACCAGAAAAACAAGCACAAAGTATAAGTTCCAGCACTAGTAGTGACAATTCCCCTATCCCGAATACttcaataacgtcaaaatTTGGCAATTCTTCACCTAAAAGCCCGGTTCAGTCGCCAGGTTCAGTACTGAGTAAGGCTTCCATGTTCGAGTCTAAAGTTACGGAACCCAAGAAGAAGGATCCAGCCGAAATGACCCTTTCTGAAAGAATGGCTCTGTTTGAACGAAACAAAGGAGGAGCCCCCTTAATTCCTAAGGCTCCACTCTCAATGTCTGTTTCTAAAAAACAgttagaagagaaagaagtgCCCAAGACTCAAAATGTCGCTGAGG ATCACTGCATTGCACAGTCATCCAACAGAGCCGATGTCTCGAATAAGAAAGTGATCGCTCAGCGTGCTTTGTTTGAAAATGGAGCCCAGGCTCACGAATtggaaaatgatattttacgAAACTGTCAAAATGAGAGACAGAGAGAACTAGAAATGTTGAGATCAAGATTTAACCGAAATAAGGAAATGGCGCAAGTTGCCGCTGGCTCCTGCATTAGGACCAGTGAAAGTAGTGACGGCAAATCTAATTCTCCTAAAAACTCGCCAGTTTGTCCAGTGAAGCCGATACCCGCTCCG GAATCAATACCTCCGCCCCCTCCACCGCCACTTGGAAATTTGCAGGACAATATTTCGAGTAGCAGTGCTCAGATAGCGATTAAATCATCACCTGTAAAAAGACagg TGGCAAAGAGTCCACCGAAGCTACAGCAAAGCAGAGTTCAGTCAGACGTCAAACGAATTCGAGTGGCTGCCCCTAAGCCTGGGAATCTTTATCCCAATCTATCCGACATTGAGCTAACGGAGACTGATACGGAAATAGACACGGAATACACCGTTGGTGATACGGAAGCGGAAACTGCAACGCTCgatgaaaaaaccgaaactGAAACGGAAACTGAGGCGGAATATTACGTGCGG GATGACACAGAATATGACAGCACCGAAGAAAGTGAAGACATCGGTAACACCAGCCTTGGTAGGAGTATACTTCGAGTCGTCGGACAGCAATCTACACTGAACAAGAAG CGAGCAATAGATCCCGATCCAGACAGCACTACGTCCGATATCTCTGTTCTGGATGAAATGGACGAATATTTAGACGAGTGCCTTGCTCTCCAAGATGAGCAGAATGAAGGTATGGGATCCGAGGGGCCAACTCCACCCAAACTAAATCGAGGTGGGAAGAGCCCGTCGGCTACATCTCATAGCTTCAAATACAGTCAAGG ACAATCCTATCGATCTCCTATTAAGATCACTACCCCTGCATCTTCTCCACGAAAAGCCGATCAGTACGTAGTTGAAGGCGATTCTCACTTACCACTGATGCATAGCGTTAGTTTCTACAGAAGACAACAATCTCAG ACACCCAAGACTCCGGTGCGTCAAGTAACTCGAATTCCTGAACCGGAACTCACCATGCATTCCTCCTCGCAATCTGACGATAGAGATGAGCGCGTGCTTGTTCAGGAGAAGATAAAGCGTCTATTGGAAGAGGTGTGCACGCAGCAGACGGTCATAAGCCAGGCAAGTCAGGCTTTGAACTTGTGCAATGCCACGGTGGAGTTCAGCGACTCTAGGGAACAAGTGGAAGGAGAAAGATTACTGCTAGTTGCCA CCCACAGACGGCAAGCTGCTCTCAATGAAGTTCAGAGGTTGAAGGTGGAAGGGACGCTACGTCCAGTCGTTCCTGGCGCCCCAGAGCTGCAAGAGAGTGGATCGTTGACTATATCTGCCATAACTTTTCCCATGAAGCACAATTATTACCGTAATATGGACTCAG AGAACTGTTATCATTTTGTCTGCCTGGTACGTCATTTGGATCACATCGTCGCGACTCCTGTAGTAGTTGCTGAACCGGGTGACTCTTGCATTCGCTTTCCCTCGACTTTAAAGCTCCACGATCTTTACAGTGATTTCAAAATCACTCTGGAGATTTATTCGTTACAGACCAGAGCGGAGGTGCTTCCTCATGAGATCAAATATCACATTCACAATAGCAAGAAG TCATCCACAAAAACACCTAAAAAGTTTGCGAAACAAGAGAGCCGTCTGGTAATGCCTTCGGTACAAAGTCCTGCGGGTCCATCGGCCGTACGCTCGCCATCCTTCAATCTCACCGGATACGTCATATTTAGTCTCAGAGAGGTGCAACGGCAGCAATGGACTCTCAACAAG GTGCCACAGTCGTCTCCGTTGGAAGGACGATTGCAGATGCACGTGTCTTGCGAACTGTCAGTTTCCGTGGAACATCATGGCTTTTTGACAATGTTCGAGGATATTTCAGGATTCGGTGCATGGCACAGAAGATGGTGCCTGCTGAAAGGCTCCTCATTATCTTACTGGAAGTACCCTGAcgatgagcgaaaaaaaacaccaatcGGAAGTCTCGATTTACAAG GTGTTTCAACGATGAACGTTGGCCTAGTGTCCCGAGATATTTGCGCTCGTCCTCATACATTCCTACTCGAAACTACCAGGCGCGCCGAACCAGGCGACTCTGATACTTTGGTAATGATAAGGATGGGCTCTGAGACAACAATAAg ACATTTGTTGTCAGCAGATACAAAAGAAGAACGATTAGAATGGTgttcgaaattgaataaaacattGAGCTTAATGCGCGCCTGGGGCGGTACTTCCACTTCGTAA
- the LOC105692313 gene encoding anillin isoform X2, with amino-acid sequence MDPFTQRMLERARARREKLDTQLSNAGHDPKRRRSPLKDANTILSQAPALENDMVVKSPVKESPAKSPRKTSPTKTPNQESKTANKENGESQISNVRSKLQRLGKLYSEDSSRELSSPIHRTEERFAIEEEPVGQKPAKPGARLGRLAALASTINNWEDDLSHPTLTKHTESRASKVHAKFNEQARNGSDPQPGTSGLSKQPSTSALTKQASTSGLSKQPSTSGLSKQLSTGITSKLPSTSDMSKLSGASSNSKSAGSNTTSGNTPTSRNKGSPTKQLKWDQAMLETLESNSDSAKSPARCKSDNNGLEDLDITSLPRVISSTSKFGGTMIEAKASNDKNASSRSPMKTSHASINKSHKTPEKQAQSISSSTSSDNSPIPNTSITSKFGNSSPKSPVQSPGSVLSKASMFESKVTEPKKKDPAEMTLSERMALFERNKGGAPLIPKAPLSMSVSKKQLEEKEVPKTQNVAEDHCIAQSSNRADVSNKKVIAQRALFENGAQAHELENDILRNCQNERQRELEMLRSRFNRNKEMAQVAAGSCIRTSESSDGKSNSPKNSPVCPVKPIPAPESIPPPPPPPLGNLQDNISSSSAQIAIKSSPVKRQVAKSPPKLQQSRVQSDVKRIRVAAPKPGNLYPNLSDIELTETDTEIDTEYTVGDTEAETATLDEKTETETETEAEYYVRDDTEYDSTEESEDIGNTSLGRSILRVVGQQSTLNKKRAIDPDPDSTTSDISVLDEMDEYLDECLALQDEQNEGMGSEGPTPPKLNRGGKSPSATSHSFKYSQGQSYRSPIKITTPASSPRKADQYVVEGDSHLPLMHSVSFYRRQQSQTPKTPVRQVTRIPEPELTMHSSSQSDDRDERVLVQEKIKRLLEEVCTQQTVISQASQALNLCNATVEFSDSREQVEGERLLLVATHRRQAALNEVQRLKVEGTLRPVVPGAPELQESGSLTISAITFPMKHNYYRNMDSENCYHFVCLVRHLDHIVATPVVVAEPGDSCIRFPSTLKLHDLYSDFKITLEIYSLQTRAEVLPHEIKYHIHNSKKSSTKTPKKFAKQESRLVMPSVQSPAGPSAVRSPSFNLTGYVIFSLREVQRQQWTLNKVPQSSPLEGRLQMHVSCELSVSVEHHGFLTMFEDISGFGAWHRRWCLLKGSSLSYWKYPDDERKKTPIGSLDLQGVSTMNVGLVSRDICARPHTFLLETTRRAEPGDSDTLVMIRMGSETTIRHLLSADTKEERLEWCSKLNKTLSLMRAWGGTSTS; translated from the exons atggATCCTTTTACTCAG CGTATGTTGGAACGTGCGAGAGcaaggagggaaaaattggACACACAATTATCAAATGCTGGTCATGATCCCAAAAGGAGAAGAAGCCCATTGAAAGATGCTAATACGATTTTGTCACAAGCTCCAG cATTAGAAAATGACATGGTGGTGAAATCACCGGTTAAAGAGTCTCCAGCAAAATCCCCACGTAAAACATCGCCGACAAAAACTCCAAATCAAGAAAGCAAAACAGCCAACAAAGAAAATGGTGAGAGTCAAATATCCAATGTGAGATCCAAGCTGCAAAGACTGGGCAAGTTATACTCTG AGGACAGCAGCCGAGAGTTGAGTTCACCAATTCACAGAACGGAAGAAAGATTTGCCATCGAAGAGGAGCCTGTTGGTCAAAAACCTGCAAAGCCAGGCGCTAGATTAGGCAGACTCGCTGCATTGGCttcaacaataaataattgggAAGACGATCTCTCTCACCCAACATTG ACCAAACATACGGAAAGCAGAGCATCAAAAGTGCATGCCAAATTCAATGAGCAAGCTCGAAACGGATCTGATCCCCAGCCCGGTACTAGTGGATTGTCTAAGCAGCCAAGCACAAGCGCACTAACTAAACAAGCAAGTACCAGTGGATTATCCAAGCAGCCAAGTACCAGCGGATTGTCCAAGCAACTCAGTACCGGCATAACATCGAAGCTACCAAGCACCAGCGATATGTCCAAACTATCTGGTGCAAGTAGTAATTCCAAATCGGCTGGTTCAAATACCACCTCGGGCAATACTCCGACTAGTCGAAATAAGGGAAGTCCAACCAAGCAGCTGAAGTGGGACCAAGCGATGCTTGAAACACTG GAATCCAATTCAGATTCGGCGAAATCACCAGCCCGGTGCAAGTCAGATAACAACGGTTTAGAGGATTTGGATATTACGTCACTACCTAGAGTGATATCTTCTACTTCGAAGTTTGGTGGAACTATGATAGAAGCAAAAGCAAGCAATGATAAGAATGCTTCTTCTAGAAGTCCAATGAAAACCTCGCATGCTAGCATTAATAAGAGTCATAAGACACCAGAAAAACAAGCACAAAGTATAAGTTCCAGCACTAGTAGTGACAATTCCCCTATCCCGAATACttcaataacgtcaaaatTTGGCAATTCTTCACCTAAAAGCCCGGTTCAGTCGCCAGGTTCAGTACTGAGTAAGGCTTCCATGTTCGAGTCTAAAGTTACGGAACCCAAGAAGAAGGATCCAGCCGAAATGACCCTTTCTGAAAGAATGGCTCTGTTTGAACGAAACAAAGGAGGAGCCCCCTTAATTCCTAAGGCTCCACTCTCAATGTCTGTTTCTAAAAAACAgttagaagagaaagaagtgCCCAAGACTCAAAATGTCGCTGAGG ATCACTGCATTGCACAGTCATCCAACAGAGCCGATGTCTCGAATAAGAAAGTGATCGCTCAGCGTGCTTTGTTTGAAAATGGAGCCCAGGCTCACGAATtggaaaatgatattttacgAAACTGTCAAAATGAGAGACAGAGAGAACTAGAAATGTTGAGATCAAGATTTAACCGAAATAAGGAAATGGCGCAAGTTGCCGCTGGCTCCTGCATTAGGACCAGTGAAAGTAGTGACGGCAAATCTAATTCTCCTAAAAACTCGCCAGTTTGTCCAGTGAAGCCGATACCCGCTCCG GAATCAATACCTCCGCCCCCTCCACCGCCACTTGGAAATTTGCAGGACAATATTTCGAGTAGCAGTGCTCAGATAGCGATTAAATCATCACCTGTAAAAAGACagg TGGCAAAGAGTCCACCGAAGCTACAGCAAAGCAGAGTTCAGTCAGACGTCAAACGAATTCGAGTGGCTGCCCCTAAGCCTGGGAATCTTTATCCCAATCTATCCGACATTGAGCTAACGGAGACTGATACGGAAATAGACACGGAATACACCGTTGGTGATACGGAAGCGGAAACTGCAACGCTCgatgaaaaaaccgaaactGAAACGGAAACTGAGGCGGAATATTACGTGCGG GATGACACAGAATATGACAGCACCGAAGAAAGTGAAGACATCGGTAACACCAGCCTTGGTAGGAGTATACTTCGAGTCGTCGGACAGCAATCTACACTGAACAAGAAG CGAGCAATAGATCCCGATCCAGACAGCACTACGTCCGATATCTCTGTTCTGGATGAAATGGACGAATATTTAGACGAGTGCCTTGCTCTCCAAGATGAGCAGAATGAAGGTATGGGATCCGAGGGGCCAACTCCACCCAAACTAAATCGAGGTGGGAAGAGCCCGTCGGCTACATCTCATAGCTTCAAATACAGTCAAGG ACAATCCTATCGATCTCCTATTAAGATCACTACCCCTGCATCTTCTCCACGAAAAGCCGATCAGTACGTAGTTGAAGGCGATTCTCACTTACCACTGATGCATAGCGTTAGTTTCTACAGAAGACAACAATCTCAG ACACCCAAGACTCCGGTGCGTCAAGTAACTCGAATTCCTGAACCGGAACTCACCATGCATTCCTCCTCGCAATCTGACGATAGAGATGAGCGCGTGCTTGTTCAGGAGAAGATAAAGCGTCTATTGGAAGAGGTGTGCACGCAGCAGACGGTCATAAGCCAGGCAAGTCAGGCTTTGAACTTGTGCAATGCCACGGTGGAGTTCAGCGACTCTAGGGAACAAGTGGAAGGAGAAAGATTACTGCTAGTTGCCA CCCACAGACGGCAAGCTGCTCTCAATGAAGTTCAGAGGTTGAAGGTGGAAGGGACGCTACGTCCAGTCGTTCCTGGCGCCCCAGAGCTGCAAGAGAGTGGATCGTTGACTATATCTGCCATAACTTTTCCCATGAAGCACAATTATTACCGTAATATGGACTCAG AGAACTGTTATCATTTTGTCTGCCTGGTACGTCATTTGGATCACATCGTCGCGACTCCTGTAGTAGTTGCTGAACCGGGTGACTCTTGCATTCGCTTTCCCTCGACTTTAAAGCTCCACGATCTTTACAGTGATTTCAAAATCACTCTGGAGATTTATTCGTTACAGACCAGAGCGGAGGTGCTTCCTCATGAGATCAAATATCACATTCACAATAGCAAGAAG TCATCCACAAAAACACCTAAAAAGTTTGCGAAACAAGAGAGCCGTCTGGTAATGCCTTCGGTACAAAGTCCTGCGGGTCCATCGGCCGTACGCTCGCCATCCTTCAATCTCACCGGATACGTCATATTTAGTCTCAGAGAGGTGCAACGGCAGCAATGGACTCTCAACAAG GTGCCACAGTCGTCTCCGTTGGAAGGACGATTGCAGATGCACGTGTCTTGCGAACTGTCAGTTTCCGTGGAACATCATGGCTTTTTGACAATGTTCGAGGATATTTCAGGATTCGGTGCATGGCACAGAAGATGGTGCCTGCTGAAAGGCTCCTCATTATCTTACTGGAAGTACCCTGAcgatgagcgaaaaaaaacaccaatcGGAAGTCTCGATTTACAAG GTGTTTCAACGATGAACGTTGGCCTAGTGTCCCGAGATATTTGCGCTCGTCCTCATACATTCCTACTCGAAACTACCAGGCGCGCCGAACCAGGCGACTCTGATACTTTGGTAATGATAAGGATGGGCTCTGAGACAACAATAAg ACATTTGTTGTCAGCAGATACAAAAGAAGAACGATTAGAATGGTgttcgaaattgaataaaacattGAGCTTAATGCGCGCCTGGGGCGGTACTTCCACTTCGTAA